One Thermococcus sp. DNA segment encodes these proteins:
- the nuoF gene encoding NADH-quinone oxidoreductase subunit NuoF: MSEVKAIAVGMNSCGIAAGAKETYEVIKAELEKRNLDVKLKIVGCVGMCYREPLVDIIAEDEIITYGHVDPKKVSRIIEEHVVNGKPIEEWIVKRDWWERGKRETWDVDNYFSKQVKIVLENSGYIDPENIDEYIAVGGYEALKKALRMEPEEIIDIIMKSGLRGRGGAGFPTGLKWKFTREAPGNEKYVICNADEGDPGAFMDRNVLEGDPHRVIEGMIIGAYAIGATKGFIYVRAEYPLAIRRLRIALKQAREREFLGENILGSSFSFDIEIKEGAGAFVCGEETALIASIEGKRGMPRPRPPYPSQKGLFGKPTNINNVETWANVPWIIRHGWKAFASLGTEKSKGTKVFALSGKIRHGGNVEVPMGTTLREILYDIGGGTKTGKRIKAVQLGGPSGGCIPESLFDTPVDYESVNATGAIMGSGGMVVMDEDTCMVDVAKFFLDFTVKESCGKCTFCRIGTKRMLEILERFTEGKATEEDLERLERLAHQVKAGSLCGLGQTAPNPVLTTLRYFRDEYLAHIEGKCPAKVCKPLIRYVIVPERCTGCRACAILCPVKAITGERLKPHEIDQEKCIKCGTCYEVCRFNAIEILTGDE, from the coding sequence ATGTCTGAGGTAAAGGCTATAGCCGTTGGAATGAACTCCTGCGGAATAGCGGCAGGGGCGAAGGAAACCTATGAGGTCATAAAGGCCGAGCTTGAGAAGAGAAACCTCGACGTTAAGCTCAAGATAGTCGGCTGCGTAGGCATGTGCTACCGCGAGCCCCTCGTTGACATCATAGCCGAGGACGAGATTATAACCTACGGTCACGTTGACCCAAAGAAGGTGTCAAGGATTATAGAGGAGCACGTAGTTAACGGAAAGCCCATCGAGGAGTGGATAGTCAAGCGCGACTGGTGGGAGAGAGGTAAGAGGGAAACTTGGGACGTTGACAACTACTTTTCCAAGCAGGTAAAAATAGTGCTCGAGAACTCCGGCTACATAGATCCCGAAAACATTGATGAATACATCGCCGTTGGAGGTTACGAGGCCCTGAAAAAGGCCCTCCGGATGGAGCCCGAGGAGATAATAGACATCATAATGAAGTCTGGACTTCGCGGGAGGGGTGGCGCGGGCTTCCCGACCGGTCTGAAGTGGAAGTTCACAAGGGAAGCCCCAGGTAACGAGAAGTACGTAATCTGCAACGCCGACGAGGGTGACCCAGGGGCGTTCATGGACAGGAACGTCCTTGAGGGCGACCCGCACCGCGTTATCGAGGGCATGATAATTGGTGCCTACGCGATTGGAGCGACCAAGGGCTTTATCTACGTGAGGGCCGAGTATCCTCTCGCCATCAGGAGGCTGAGGATAGCCCTAAAGCAGGCCCGCGAGAGAGAGTTCTTGGGAGAGAACATTCTTGGCTCCAGCTTTTCCTTCGACATCGAGATAAAAGAAGGAGCGGGTGCCTTCGTCTGCGGTGAGGAGACTGCCCTGATAGCCTCGATAGAGGGCAAACGCGGAATGCCAAGGCCGAGACCACCCTACCCATCCCAGAAGGGCCTCTTCGGAAAGCCGACAAACATAAACAACGTCGAAACGTGGGCAAACGTCCCATGGATAATAAGGCACGGCTGGAAGGCCTTCGCATCACTCGGAACCGAGAAGAGCAAAGGTACCAAAGTCTTCGCACTGTCGGGCAAGATAAGACACGGCGGGAACGTTGAGGTTCCGATGGGAACGACGTTGAGGGAAATACTCTACGACATAGGCGGTGGAACGAAGACCGGAAAGAGGATTAAAGCGGTCCAGCTCGGCGGGCCTTCAGGAGGTTGCATCCCGGAGAGCCTATTTGACACGCCGGTTGACTACGAGAGCGTGAACGCAACGGGAGCTATAATGGGGAGCGGTGGAATGGTCGTCATGGACGAGGATACGTGTATGGTTGACGTTGCCAAGTTCTTTCTCGACTTCACCGTCAAGGAGTCCTGTGGAAAGTGCACCTTCTGCAGGATAGGAACGAAGAGAATGCTCGAAATCCTCGAGAGATTCACCGAGGGGAAGGCAACGGAGGAGGACCTCGAGAGGCTTGAGAGACTCGCCCATCAAGTCAAAGCCGGTTCGCTCTGCGGTCTCGGGCAGACTGCCCCGAACCCCGTTTTGACGACGCTCCGCTACTTCAGAGACGAGTACTTGGCCCATATCGAAGGGAAATGCCCCGCAAAGGTCTGCAAGCCCCTCATAAGGTACGTCATCGTTCCCGAAAGGTGCACCGGTTGTAGGGCGTGTGCAATCCTCTGCCCGGTCAAGGCAATAACCGGTGAGAGGCTCAAGCCCCACGAGATAGACCAGGAGAAGTGCATCAAGTGCGGAACCTGCTACGAGGTCTGCCGGTTCAACGCGATAGAAATCCTTACGGGGGATGAGTGA